A genomic stretch from Aedes albopictus strain Foshan chromosome 2, AalbF5, whole genome shotgun sequence includes:
- the LOC109621357 gene encoding serine protease snake, whose protein sequence is MMSDDSCCRFVSLLWCGFFLTWIALVQGQQQRIAELKCREYIARNTETSYAADLGLDPEITAYKRTNCSTSIDLIINGEEALVGEFPHQALLGRPKENAKWEFYCGGSLISEWFILTAAHCHRPTIVRLGEHDLREPTYDVVDYSIKYYIKHPSYTGRRSYYDISLVKLDRDVEFNNLIRPACLWTKDPFNMTSVVATGFGTTEFGVANDSPVLLKAILNVMEHSKCQQKYVGYRKFTEGIKPEQMCVGSKAGGKDTCNGDSGGPIQVATDVNTCAYYIVGVTSSGGTCGIGTTASVYTKVASYLDWIEEIVWPYEWSERQDQSEEATLSYDSSRIIFPDTK, encoded by the exons ATGATGAGCGATGATAGCTGCTGCCGTTTTGTTTCGCTACTATGGTGTGGCTTCTTTCTGACCTGGATCGCGCTAGTTCAAG GACAACAGCAGCGGATCGCTGAGTTGA AATGCAGAGAATACATTGCACGAAACACCGAAACGTCGTATGCTGCAGACCTGGGCTTGGATCCCGAGATAACTGCTTATAAGCGAACCAATTGCTCCACATCTATCGATTTGATCATCAATGGGGAGGAAGCCCTTGTTGGAGAGTTTCCGCATCAAGCATTGCTGGGTAGACCGAAGGAAAATGCCAAGTGGGAGTTCTACTGTGGTGGATCGTTGATCAGCGAGTGGTTCATTCTGACAGCAGCACACTGCCATCGTCCGACGATTGTTCGCTTGGGAGAACATGACCTTCGTGAACCAACTTACGATGTGGTGGACTACAGCATTAAGTATTACATCAAGCATCCAAGCTATACTGGTAGGAGGTCCTATTACGACATTTCACTGGTGAAGTTGGACCGTGATGTAGAGTTCAACAATTTGATACGTCCCGCTTGCCTGTGGACTAAAGATCCATTCAACATGACTTCCGTGGTGGCAACCGGTTTTGGTACAACTGAATTTGGTGTTG CTAACGACTCCCCGGTACTGTTGAAGGCTATCCTGAACGTGATGGAGCATTCAAAGTGCCAGCAAAAGTATGTTGGATATAGGAAGTTCACCGAAGGAATCAAGCCGGAACAGATGTGCGTCGGAAGTAAGGCAGGGGGAAAGGATACCTGTAATGGCGACTCTGGTGGTCCGATTCAGGTGGCGACCGATGTGAACACTTGTGCTTACTACATCGTGGGGGTAACGTCCAGTGGGGGTACGTGCGGAATAGGAACGACTGCCTCGGTTTACACGAAGGTGGCAAGCTACTTGGACTGGATCGAAGAAATTGTTTGGCCTTACGAGTGGTCAGAACGGCAAGACCAGAGTGAGGAAGCTACGTTGTCGTATGACAGCAGTCGAATTATTTTCCCAGATACAAAGTGA